The Mauremys reevesii isolate NIE-2019 linkage group 1, ASM1616193v1, whole genome shotgun sequence genome has a segment encoding these proteins:
- the MAB21L3 gene encoding protein mab-21-like 3 isoform X1, with protein MKPFTEEDVEFYIQNKVERRHQLVSKTVDEVQKIIQQLTAEISYRDTRFQAISNSGVHNENFRDQPALLAKWSALLRGKRPFHPSVQVLAPSHFLITIPLRGLTGYRERQVRHWRYYTVHGAKLLSPVRDPEELQQWLEVEQFSKSLQQWHETEVNIEGDLVPAKVLAIFRELMEKSITSCNLSSKVSILESFSSVVRVAVETPDSQVEVELVPTVEIPTCWPETARWPRCFKRWPPQEKVQCIKSFGFNLLARSNYHWQLGFSRAERMLIEGLDEDGGCRMKCFRVMRQMKEDVWCTGNKPILTTYHLQMVLFWTCEKYPRAKDWRCFREGFLRMVKKLHKCVSQHFLKHYFVRSTNLLKYANTSDLDLVAGKLAVFLENPVLCLD; from the exons ATGAAACCATTCACAGAAGAAGATGTGGAATTTTACATCCAGAATAAG GTGGAACGGCGACACCAGCTGGTGTCTAAGACAGTGGATGAGGTGCAGAAGATCATCCAACAGCTGACTGCAGAAATCAGCTACAGGGACACGCGATTTCAGGCCATCTCCAACTCTGGTGTGCACAACGAGAATTTTAGG GATCAGCCAGCTTTACTGGCCAAGTGGTCCGCTCTGCTTCGGGGGAAACGCCCATTCCACCCATCTGTCCAG GTCTTAGCACCCAGCCACTTCCTCATCACAATCCCACTGCGTGGCCTGACAGGGTACCGGGAGCGCCAGGTACGGCACTGGCGGTATTACACCGTGCATGGGGCAAAGCTCCTTTCCCCAGTACGggacccagaggagctgcagcagtggctggaggTGGAGCAGTTCTCAAAGAGCCTGCAGCAGTGGCATGAGACAGAGGTGAACATCGAAGGTGACCTCGTTCCAGCCAAGGTCCTTGCCATCTTCAGGGAGTTGATGGAGAAGTCAATTACCTCCTGTAACCTCTCCA GTAAAGTCAGTATTCTGGAGAGTTTCAGCTCGGTGGTTCGAGTTGCTGTGGAGACACCAGACTCCCAGGTAGAGGTGGAGCTGGTCCCTACTGTGGAAATCCCAACCTGCTGGCCTGAGACAGCCCGGTGGCCCCGCTGCTTCAAGCGCTGGCCTCCCCAGGAGAAAGTGCAGTGCATCAAG TCATTTGGCTTTAATCTCCTGGCCCGCTCCAATTACCACTGGCAGCTGGGCTTCTCCCGAGCTGAGCGCATGCTGATCGAGGGCCTTGACGAGGACGGTGGCTGCCGCATGAAGTGCTTCCGGGTCATGAGACAAATGAAGGAGGATGTTTGGTGTACAGGAAATAAGCCAATCCTGACGACCTATCACCTACAG ATGGTGCTGTTCTGGACATGCGAGAAGTACCCGCGCGCCAAGGACTGGCGCTGCTTCCGGGAAGGCTTCCTGCGCATGGTGAAGAAGCTGCACAAGTGCGTGAGCCAGCACTTCCTGAAGCATTACTTCGTCAGGAGCACCAACCTGCTCAAGTATGCCAACACCAGCGACCTGGACCTAGTGGCCGGCAAGCTCGCCGTCTTCCTGGAGAACCCCGTGCTCTGCCtggactga
- the MAB21L3 gene encoding protein mab-21-like 3 isoform X2, with product MKPFTEEDVEFYIQNKVERRHQLVSKTVDEVQKIIQQLTAEISYRDTRFQAISNSGVHNENFRVLAPSHFLITIPLRGLTGYRERQVRHWRYYTVHGAKLLSPVRDPEELQQWLEVEQFSKSLQQWHETEVNIEGDLVPAKVLAIFRELMEKSITSCNLSSKVSILESFSSVVRVAVETPDSQVEVELVPTVEIPTCWPETARWPRCFKRWPPQEKVQCIKSFGFNLLARSNYHWQLGFSRAERMLIEGLDEDGGCRMKCFRVMRQMKEDVWCTGNKPILTTYHLQMVLFWTCEKYPRAKDWRCFREGFLRMVKKLHKCVSQHFLKHYFVRSTNLLKYANTSDLDLVAGKLAVFLENPVLCLD from the exons ATGAAACCATTCACAGAAGAAGATGTGGAATTTTACATCCAGAATAAG GTGGAACGGCGACACCAGCTGGTGTCTAAGACAGTGGATGAGGTGCAGAAGATCATCCAACAGCTGACTGCAGAAATCAGCTACAGGGACACGCGATTTCAGGCCATCTCCAACTCTGGTGTGCACAACGAGAATTTTAGG GTCTTAGCACCCAGCCACTTCCTCATCACAATCCCACTGCGTGGCCTGACAGGGTACCGGGAGCGCCAGGTACGGCACTGGCGGTATTACACCGTGCATGGGGCAAAGCTCCTTTCCCCAGTACGggacccagaggagctgcagcagtggctggaggTGGAGCAGTTCTCAAAGAGCCTGCAGCAGTGGCATGAGACAGAGGTGAACATCGAAGGTGACCTCGTTCCAGCCAAGGTCCTTGCCATCTTCAGGGAGTTGATGGAGAAGTCAATTACCTCCTGTAACCTCTCCA GTAAAGTCAGTATTCTGGAGAGTTTCAGCTCGGTGGTTCGAGTTGCTGTGGAGACACCAGACTCCCAGGTAGAGGTGGAGCTGGTCCCTACTGTGGAAATCCCAACCTGCTGGCCTGAGACAGCCCGGTGGCCCCGCTGCTTCAAGCGCTGGCCTCCCCAGGAGAAAGTGCAGTGCATCAAG TCATTTGGCTTTAATCTCCTGGCCCGCTCCAATTACCACTGGCAGCTGGGCTTCTCCCGAGCTGAGCGCATGCTGATCGAGGGCCTTGACGAGGACGGTGGCTGCCGCATGAAGTGCTTCCGGGTCATGAGACAAATGAAGGAGGATGTTTGGTGTACAGGAAATAAGCCAATCCTGACGACCTATCACCTACAG ATGGTGCTGTTCTGGACATGCGAGAAGTACCCGCGCGCCAAGGACTGGCGCTGCTTCCGGGAAGGCTTCCTGCGCATGGTGAAGAAGCTGCACAAGTGCGTGAGCCAGCACTTCCTGAAGCATTACTTCGTCAGGAGCACCAACCTGCTCAAGTATGCCAACACCAGCGACCTGGACCTAGTGGCCGGCAAGCTCGCCGTCTTCCTGGAGAACCCCGTGCTCTGCCtggactga